From Bacteroides uniformis:
GCCTACAGAGAATTTACCAAAAACATTATAAGGCAACCTGAAACGTTGTGAAAGAGTTAGGAAACCCGGATGAACCTTTCCTTCCCGAGCTCCATATCCATCATTATAAACCGGTATCTTCACTTGTGCTGTGGCTTTCATCCCCTTCCATAACGAAATTTCTATTGCAGGGCTCAAATCAAATAGAATTTGATAAATCTGCGTAATAATCACGTTCTTGAAAGAGAATTCCGGATACACCAATATATCAATCTTGAACAAAGAACTATTTTTCAACTTTATTTTTCGTGCATTTTTCCAAGTATCACCCAATTCATAGCTTACATTCCAGTCATCACGTTCTGCTTGGAGCACCGAATCTCCCTTTATGGGATGATAATAAAGAGAAATCTGGGGTACATTATTATCCAGAACTATTATGCGGCATGACTTTTCTTCCGGTACACCTGCTAATAAATGGGCTTTCTATCTAAAACACAGACAATCCTTGGCTTCTCTCTCTTTGTTTGTCTGCTGTTGCATAGGGGATTAATGATGCCTAACGGCCATGAACAACTCTGCTAATGGTCGTCAAGCGATTGCTTTATGGCCGTAAGCAGGGTTGTTCATGACTGTTAGGCGTCACTAACCCCAAGACTTTTCGGATGAAGTACGTAGCCTGCATCTATTGTGGATAGGGCGCAAATGTATTGTACAACAACTTAAAGGACATTAGACGGCATTATTCATAGCCATGAGTTAGAAATCATCCGCTTGAATGGCTCACTCTACCGGTACCTTTCATAGTCCCTGCGGAATGATGCGTCCTACCGCCCAACTCGATATCCACCGATTTCGTAGAAGAGCAAGCTCGAAAATGCAGGAAAAACGAACTGATTGATTTATGTAGCTCTTACGTAATATTATGCTAGTAAACAGGTGGTTACTGCAAAACCTCGGCGTTTCAGGCAGGTGGAAGCAAAATTTGCTTCCACCTTTTCGGCTTGCTTCCACCGCAGGGCAAATGCCGATGGATAGGGGAATGCAGAAGGTGGGTGGAAGTGTGGAAGCAAAGTGATGGAAAATAAATTTCCAGAGAAAGTTTCCGCCGCCATAGCAATAGCCACACTCTTGATAGTTTAATTGTTACTGGCTTATTATTATATTTGTTCTTTCAGTAACGCTGTGCCCTATACTGTAAATATTTGATAGTTAATAAGGTAATTATAAAAAAAGACAAGAGTGATAGAACATGAAAGCAATTTGTAGGATTGATTTTTGTTACTGCTTTGTTACTACTAATAATAAACTGTATGTTTTTATTTAAAGAATATGAAAAAGCAATTGAATTTAAAAGAGCCAATAAAGGTGAGAACAAAAAAATTGGTTAATGGATGCCAATCCATATATCTGGATATTTATATGAATGGAAGGCGGCAATACGAATTCTTAAAGTTGTATATTATCCCTGAACATAATCAAGCTGATAAAAAAAGAAATGTCGAGACGCTAAATTTGGCAAATGCGATAAAGGCTCAGAAGATTTTGGAAATATATAATCAAACTTACGGATTTAATCATAACAGATTGTCCAATATGAAGCTGACTGGCTATATGAAATTAATAGCAGAACAAAGTGTGAACAATAGAGTACGGAAAAGTGCCATACATGCCGTTGTATGCCATTTGGAAAGATATACTCCGAATGGAATATTGCTAAGGAAGGTGGACAAGACTTATTTGTTGGGTTTTATAGATTACTTGAAGAAAACAAAACAAGAACATTGTAAGAAGGAAAAGACATTGCATGTTAACACCCAATTCTATTATTTGAAAACGCTGCGCTACTGCTTGAATAGGGCCGTCTCTGAAGATTATATAACTGTTAATCCGATGAATAAGATAAAGAACGAGGACAAACCAAAACGTAATCGAACAGAAAGGGATTATCTTACTATAAAGGAATTGACCAGATTGGTTCATACTCCTTTTTATAATACCTTATTAAGGAAAGCATTTTTATTCAGCTGTTTTTGTGGATTGAGGCATTGTGATATTATTGCATTGAGATGGGAAGATATACGCTATGATGAAAATGGCAATGCACTATTGAGTATTATTCAGAAGAAGACGAAAGAAGCCATATCGCTTC
This genomic window contains:
- a CDS encoding site-specific integrase, whose translation is MKKQLNLKEPIKVRTKKLVNGCQSIYLDIYMNGRRQYEFLKLYIIPEHNQADKKRNVETLNLANAIKAQKILEIYNQTYGFNHNRLSNMKLTGYMKLIAEQSVNNRVRKSAIHAVVCHLERYTPNGILLRKVDKTYLLGFIDYLKKTKQEHCKKEKTLHVNTQFYYLKTLRYCLNRAVSEDYITVNPMNKIKNEDKPKRNRTERDYLTIKELTRLVHTPFYNTLLRKAFLFSCFCGLRHCDIIALRWEDIRYDENGNALLSIIQKKTKEAISLPLCSEAIKHLPDRGNAPETEKVFAGLVSLGRSNVILHKWVEQAGISKHVTFHTARHTHATMMLTLGVDLYTVSKLLGHTNIQTTQIYAKLVDESKKKAIDLIPNIS